One genomic segment of Profundibacter amoris includes these proteins:
- a CDS encoding GNAT family N-acetyltransferase, protein MPEQIEIRILNSLADIPADDWDACAGADDPFTSYRFLRALEDSGSVGAGTGWQPRHLTAYLGGELIAAAPCYAKSHSQGEYVFDHSWADAYMRAGGRYYPKLQIAVPFSPVTGRRLLVRDGFSEMGQAALIQGAVQLAAENGLSSLHITFCTQAEAEAGKAMGLMHRTGSQFHWVNDSYGSFDDFLASLSSRKRKNIRRERRQAQDFGGSIHMLTGDRITPDHMAAFWDFYQDTGARKWGTPYLTRAFFDIALETLRDDILLVMAERNGRWVAGALNFIGADTLYGRYWGCTEHHPALHFELCYYRAIDFAIAQGLARVEAGAQGEHKLARGYLPVATHSLHWIADEGFRAAVAQFLDHEREAVDEDIEIMTSYGPFKRG, encoded by the coding sequence ATGCCCGAACAAATCGAAATCCGCATCCTGAACAGCCTTGCCGACATTCCCGCCGATGACTGGGATGCCTGCGCGGGGGCGGATGATCCGTTCACCAGCTACCGTTTTCTGCGAGCGCTGGAGGACAGCGGATCGGTGGGTGCGGGCACCGGTTGGCAACCGCGCCACCTGACCGCCTATCTGGGCGGTGAATTGATCGCAGCGGCGCCCTGCTATGCGAAATCCCACAGTCAGGGCGAATATGTGTTCGATCACAGCTGGGCCGACGCCTATATGCGGGCAGGCGGGCGGTATTATCCGAAACTGCAAATTGCGGTGCCGTTTTCGCCGGTGACAGGACGACGGCTGTTGGTGCGCGACGGTTTTTCAGAGATGGGACAAGCGGCACTGATACAGGGGGCGGTGCAGCTGGCGGCGGAAAACGGGCTTTCCTCGCTGCACATCACCTTCTGCACCCAAGCCGAGGCCGAAGCGGGCAAGGCGATGGGGCTGATGCACCGGACCGGTTCGCAGTTTCACTGGGTCAATGACAGCTACGGCAGCTTTGACGATTTCCTTGCCTCGCTGTCATCGCGCAAACGCAAGAACATCCGGCGCGAACGGCGGCAGGCACAGGATTTTGGCGGTTCTATCCATATGCTGACGGGGGACCGGATCACGCCCGATCACATGGCCGCCTTTTGGGATTTCTATCAGGACACCGGTGCGCGCAAATGGGGCACGCCCTATCTGACCCGCGCGTTTTTCGATATCGCCCTTGAAACCCTGCGCGACGACATCCTGCTGGTGATGGCCGAACGCAACGGGCGCTGGGTGGCCGGCGCATTGAATTTCATTGGGGCCGATACCCTGTATGGCCGTTACTGGGGCTGCACCGAGCACCACCCCGCCCTGCATTTCGAACTGTGCTATTATCGCGCCATTGATTTCGCGATTGCACAGGGGCTGGCGCGGGTCGAGGCCGGCGCGCAGGGCGAACACAAACTGGCGCGGGGTTACCTGCCGGTCGCCACCCATTCGCTACACTGGATCGCGGACGAGGGATTCCGTGCCGCTGTGGCACAGTTTCTGGACCACGAACGCGAAGCCGTGGACGAGGATATCGAGATAATGACCTCTTATGGTCCGTTCAAACGGGGGTAG
- a CDS encoding SH3 domain-containing protein, translating into MAFAPEFDEPVFTEVTPETAPVVVAADQPVAAPAPEVTPVAMITPVAVMTPVASPEPTAEPVVAEAVAEVMAEVEAEATPAPEPERIIWYVTGSRVNVREGPSTNYTVLGKVLYGDAAEIISDPNADWVKIRIEGDGVEGYIAKRFMTDVDPLG; encoded by the coding sequence ATGGCCTTTGCGCCTGAATTTGACGAACCGGTTTTTACCGAAGTCACACCTGAAACCGCACCCGTTGTGGTGGCCGCGGATCAGCCCGTAGCGGCGCCCGCGCCAGAAGTCACGCCTGTTGCCATGATCACACCGGTCGCGGTTATGACGCCTGTGGCTTCGCCGGAACCCACAGCGGAACCGGTTGTTGCCGAAGCCGTGGCCGAGGTTATGGCCGAAGTCGAAGCAGAAGCCACCCCCGCACCGGAACCCGAGCGCATCATCTGGTATGTTACCGGATCACGCGTGAATGTTCGCGAAGGGCCTTCGACCAATTACACCGTTCTGGGCAAGGTTCTGTATGGCGATGCTGCCGAGATCATTTCCGACCCTAACGCTGATTGGGTGAAAATCCGCATCGAAGGTGACGGTGTTGAAGGCTATATCGCAAAACGGTTCATGACGGATGTTGATCCGCTGGGGTAG
- a CDS encoding lipoprotein, translating into MKRIIGAIVLALGLTACTTYEAVEEAVVIEEPASVEPVAGSLKSDCTPTDTDDGIGGTGCKVVD; encoded by the coding sequence ATGAAACGGATTATTGGGGCGATCGTGCTGGCACTGGGCCTGACAGCATGCACAACTTATGAAGCCGTTGAAGAAGCCGTTGTTATCGAAGAACCCGCTTCTGTTGAACCGGTTGCCGGAAGCCTTAAATCGGATTGCACCCCGACTGATACCGATGACGGGATCGGCGGGACGGGCTGCAAGGTTGTTGACTAG
- a CDS encoding vWA domain-containing protein: protein MIAEPVVVEDAAGVIVAPSPAPAAAKVVTTMPRYKPATRTPRRGVITAGDIDDTLNYGAFQRYLAKARRTTHLPAANLSKPVLAQLVGSNGKPAPGVRITLRRPGAADPFYSGYSGVDGNITVFPTVLGAGRLNAVELRAFPDGQGQAFTTRITTSGGRKHIALPFAGEWKPEFLDLAFVVDTTGSMGDELEWLTRELRGIVGAARRSAPGVSIRYGLIVYRDNGDEYVVRNYGFTNRQSQMVAWLRKQQANGGGDYPEAAATALMAGASLDWRRGKGERLMFHIADAPPHDSDARTYLAAAQQAARKGVQIFGLGASGVAAESEYLMRQAAVQTNGRYLFLTDDSGVGYGHAEPTISCYRVTKLRDLMVRVLRSELSGHRIEAPANAVIRTVGSYHNGVCQN from the coding sequence ATGATAGCAGAACCGGTTGTTGTCGAGGATGCGGCCGGTGTTATCGTAGCCCCTTCCCCTGCACCTGCGGCGGCAAAGGTCGTAACGACCATGCCGCGTTACAAACCCGCCACACGAACCCCGCGCAGGGGCGTTATCACAGCCGGTGATATTGACGACACGCTGAACTATGGCGCCTTTCAACGCTATCTGGCCAAGGCCCGCCGCACCACCCACCTGCCCGCCGCCAACCTGTCAAAACCTGTTCTGGCGCAACTGGTAGGTTCAAATGGCAAACCCGCCCCCGGCGTGCGCATTACCCTGCGCAGACCAGGTGCGGCGGACCCGTTTTACAGCGGTTATTCCGGCGTGGATGGCAACATCACCGTGTTCCCGACTGTGCTGGGCGCAGGCCGATTGAATGCGGTCGAACTGCGGGCCTTCCCTGATGGGCAGGGGCAAGCATTTACCACGCGCATCACCACATCGGGCGGGCGCAAACATATCGCGCTGCCCTTTGCGGGTGAATGGAAGCCCGAATTCCTTGATCTGGCCTTTGTGGTGGATACCACCGGCAGCATGGGGGATGAACTGGAATGGCTGACCCGCGAGTTACGCGGTATCGTGGGGGCCGCCCGACGCAGTGCGCCCGGGGTTAGCATCCGCTATGGCCTGATCGTTTACCGCGACAATGGCGACGAATACGTTGTACGCAATTACGGTTTTACCAATCGCCAGTCGCAAATGGTGGCGTGGCTGCGCAAACAGCAGGCGAATGGTGGCGGGGACTACCCCGAGGCCGCCGCTACCGCGCTAATGGCCGGTGCATCGCTTGACTGGCGCCGCGGCAAAGGCGAACGGTTGATGTTCCACATCGCTGACGCCCCGCCCCATGACAGCGACGCCCGCACCTATCTGGCCGCAGCACAGCAAGCCGCCAGAAAAGGTGTGCAGATCTTCGGGCTGGGGGCCAGCGGTGTTGCGGCTGAATCCGAATACCTGATGCGTCAGGCGGCGGTTCAGACCAACGGGCGCTACCTGTTCCTGACCGATGACAGCGGGGTTGGGTATGGCCATGCGGAACCCACCATCTCATGTTACCGCGTCACCAAATTGCGAGACCTGATGGTACGGGTGTTGCGCAGCGAACTAAGCGGTCACCGGATCGAGGCACCGGCCAATGCCGTCATCCGCACCGTTGGCAGCTATCACAACGGCGTCTGCCAAAACTGA
- a CDS encoding cytochrome P450: MMPQSTPSIPVKVPLVTEPWGIFRSLAAARRNVLEILPDLATRQPMVSGKTGKRWHMVMDPDALRHILKDGLRNYPKSDVTKNILRPAIGDSLFIAEGAHWHWQRRAAAPAFSPRNIGNLAPVMSLAAEHACDRLDKAQGGAVDMFDEMTMTTFEVISDVTFSGDEGFDRAAIHKAIDSYIDQTAKISLLDILGVPSWVPRPSRLMSSGALRQMKQVADRAIENRAHSDKHDIPDLLDLLLSGEDPDTKRRMNTAELRDNLLTFIVAGHETTALTLAWALYLCAFDQRVQDRARDEAQSVLNGRTATVDDLPTLPYIRQIIDEALRLYPPAAMLSRTAQAADVLCDREIRPKDTVMLPIYALHRNHLLWDNPDAFDPDRFVDPAQIDRFAYLPFGAGPRVCIGAGFAIQEAVIILATMLSRFRFTPVAGRVPKPVMILTLRPEGGVWLLTERL, encoded by the coding sequence ATGATGCCCCAATCTACCCCCTCTATTCCCGTCAAGGTTCCATTGGTGACCGAACCCTGGGGGATTTTCCGTTCGCTTGCTGCCGCACGCCGCAATGTGCTGGAAATCCTGCCCGATCTTGCCACCCGCCAGCCGATGGTTTCGGGGAAAACCGGCAAGCGCTGGCATATGGTGATGGATCCGGATGCGCTGCGGCATATCCTGAAGGACGGGCTGCGGAATTATCCGAAATCGGATGTGACCAAAAACATCCTGCGTCCGGCAATCGGGGACAGCCTGTTCATTGCCGAAGGGGCGCATTGGCATTGGCAACGCCGCGCCGCCGCGCCTGCGTTTTCGCCCCGCAATATCGGCAATCTGGCCCCCGTGATGAGCCTTGCGGCCGAGCACGCCTGCGATAGGCTGGACAAGGCCCAAGGTGGCGCTGTCGATATGTTTGACGAAATGACGATGACCACCTTCGAGGTGATTTCCGACGTTACCTTCTCCGGTGACGAAGGATTTGACCGCGCGGCGATTCACAAGGCGATTGACAGCTACATAGACCAGACCGCCAAGATTTCTCTGCTGGATATTCTGGGTGTGCCCTCGTGGGTGCCGCGCCCGTCGCGGCTGATGTCCTCGGGCGCGTTAAGGCAGATGAAGCAGGTGGCCGACCGGGCAATCGAGAACCGCGCACATTCGGACAAACACGACATCCCAGATTTGCTGGACCTGCTGTTGTCCGGCGAAGACCCAGACACAAAACGCCGGATGAACACCGCCGAATTGCGTGACAACCTGCTGACATTCATTGTTGCGGGCCATGAAACCACGGCCCTGACGCTGGCCTGGGCGCTATACCTTTGCGCCTTTGATCAGCGTGTGCAGGACCGCGCAAGGGACGAGGCACAATCAGTTCTGAACGGACGCACCGCAACAGTGGATGACCTGCCCACGCTGCCCTACATCAGGCAGATCATCGACGAAGCCCTGCGCCTGTATCCCCCCGCCGCCATGCTATCGCGCACAGCGCAAGCGGCGGATGTGTTGTGTGATCGCGAAATCCGGCCCAAGGACACCGTGATGCTGCCGATCTATGCGCTGCACCGCAATCATTTGCTGTGGGACAACCCCGATGCCTTTGATCCCGACCGTTTTGTCGACCCTGCGCAGATTGACCGTTTTGCCTACCTGCCCTTTGGTGCCGGTCCACGGGTGTGTATTGGTGCGGGGTTCGCAATACAGGAGGCGGTGATCATACTGGCTACAATGCTATCGCGGTTCCGGTTTACTCCGGTTGCGGGGCGTGTTCCGAAGCCGGTGATGATCCTAACATTACGGCCCGAAGGCGGGGTGTGGTTATTGACCGAGCGGCTTTGA
- a CDS encoding DUF6502 family protein: MINLLDPLFAAFARLTVARGILFPEFAERMKLHYINAARWMANGKVTDSRLSVLTGLQRRDIARLRDFRPKPSKPTHLSRLVALWQTEATYAPDGKPLDLPKNGPEPSFEALARNVRRDVHARTMLDTLVETGTIEVNDADQTVRLMQPSYQPLAGSEDQLTYLANNIGDHLNAATDNVLGHQPPHFERAVHYTHLTSEQVAELKAEFDAGQMELLERLGRKAAAMNKLSSGDAKDRFRAGGYFYRTTEGDS; the protein is encoded by the coding sequence ATGATAAATCTGCTTGATCCCCTGTTTGCCGCCTTTGCCCGCCTGACCGTTGCGCGGGGTATCCTGTTCCCAGAATTTGCCGAGCGGATGAAACTGCATTACATCAATGCAGCCCGGTGGATGGCAAATGGCAAAGTCACCGACAGCCGCCTGTCTGTGCTGACCGGCCTTCAGCGCCGCGACATCGCCCGCCTGCGTGATTTCCGGCCCAAGCCGTCCAAACCCACCCATCTGTCGCGTCTTGTGGCCTTGTGGCAGACCGAGGCAACCTATGCCCCGGATGGCAAACCTCTGGACCTGCCCAAAAACGGCCCTGAGCCGTCATTCGAGGCATTGGCGCGCAATGTGCGCCGTGATGTCCATGCACGCACCATGCTGGACACGCTGGTCGAAACCGGAACCATCGAGGTTAACGATGCCGACCAGACAGTGCGCCTGATGCAACCCTCGTATCAGCCGCTGGCGGGGTCCGAGGACCAGTTGACCTATCTGGCGAATAATATCGGTGATCACCTGAATGCGGCGACTGACAATGTGTTGGGGCACCAGCCACCGCATTTTGAACGCGCGGTGCATTACACGCATCTAACGTCCGAACAGGTCGCCGAACTGAAGGCCGAGTTTGACGCGGGGCAAATGGAACTGCTGGAACGACTGGGGCGAAAAGCGGCGGCAATGAATAAATTGTCATCCGGTGATGCAAAGGATAGGTTCAGGGCAGGCGGATATTTTTACCGGACGACAGAGGGTGATTCATGA
- the ubiU gene encoding ubiquinone anaerobic biosynthesis protein UbiU, producing MIRPELVCPAGTPSAMRTAVNAGADAVYCGFQNATNARNFPGLNFTVPELERAVAHAHAGGTKVLLALNTFPPAGKVDLWKEAADTGARLGVDAFIVADIGVADYIAHTHPDIRLHLSVQAAASTPESIRYYCREFNVKRVVLPRILTVPEIKLMADEIPCEIETFIFGNHGLMVEGRCSLTNYITGLSTNMDGVCSPAAQVEYIKDDAGNLSTRLGEYTIDCFSCNESAGYPTICKGRYLTPAHDGPYYAFEEPISLNLSTLLPDLMKAGVTALKIEGRQRSKAYVKSVVSAYRKAVDSIMAGQDPQISDLLALTEGQKETQGAFKSKTWR from the coding sequence ATGATCAGACCGGAACTGGTTTGCCCCGCCGGAACCCCTTCGGCGATGCGCACCGCAGTGAATGCAGGGGCCGATGCGGTTTACTGCGGCTTTCAGAACGCCACCAACGCCCGCAATTTTCCGGGCCTGAATTTCACCGTGCCCGAACTGGAACGCGCTGTGGCCCACGCCCATGCGGGCGGCACCAAGGTGCTGCTGGCGCTGAATACATTTCCGCCCGCCGGCAAGGTGGATCTGTGGAAAGAGGCCGCGGATACAGGCGCGCGGCTGGGGGTGGATGCGTTCATTGTCGCCGATATCGGCGTGGCCGACTACATCGCCCACACACACCCCGATATCCGGTTGCACCTGTCGGTGCAGGCGGCGGCCTCGACCCCGGAATCGATCCGTTATTATTGCCGCGAATTCAATGTAAAACGGGTGGTTCTGCCGCGGATTTTGACGGTCCCGGAAATCAAACTGATGGCCGATGAAATCCCCTGCGAGATCGAGACATTTATCTTTGGCAACCACGGGTTGATGGTTGAAGGGCGTTGTTCGCTAACCAATTATATCACCGGTCTGTCCACCAACATGGACGGCGTTTGCTCCCCCGCCGCGCAGGTGGAATACATTAAGGACGACGCGGGCAACCTGTCGACCCGTCTGGGCGAATACACCATCGACTGTTTTTCCTGCAACGAAAGCGCCGGTTATCCAACCATATGCAAGGGCCGCTATCTGACCCCCGCGCATGACGGCCCCTATTACGCCTTCGAGGAACCGATCAGCCTGAACCTGTCCACCCTGTTGCCCGATCTGATGAAGGCCGGAGTGACCGCGTTGAAGATCGAGGGGCGGCAACGCTCCAAGGCCTATGTAAAATCCGTGGTCTCGGCCTATCGCAAGGCTGTGGACAGCATCATGGCGGGGCAAGACCCGCAAATCAGCGACCTGCTGGCCCTGACCGAAGGGCAAAAGGAAACGCAGGGCGCATTCAAAAGCAAAACATGGCGGTAA
- the ubiV gene encoding ubiquinone anaerobic biosynthesis protein UbiV, whose protein sequence is MSKLTMAPILFHWSAEDKLAFYHRIADAPVDDVYLGEVVCSKRAPFFEKHYDEVADALTKAGKQVVFSTLAEVMLKRERHMIAGFCALEDFPLEINDSAALWHLNDKSYRVGPLMNVYNEDTMAYLAARGAVHFSLPPELPRDSVAILAAKAKELGATTEVQVFGRLSLALSARCYHARAHGRIKDNCQFVCEQDPDGMPLNTLDNQEFLSVNGIQTLSHSYLNLIGELQDLQDMGVTHFRLSPHTVDMVAVAEIFRAVLDGETNAQDGRAQLDALDIPAPFVNGFWHGQAGHRMVGA, encoded by the coding sequence ATGAGCAAACTGACAATGGCGCCGATCCTGTTTCACTGGAGCGCCGAAGACAAGCTGGCCTTTTATCACCGGATTGCGGATGCGCCGGTGGATGATGTCTATCTGGGCGAAGTGGTCTGTTCCAAACGCGCCCCGTTTTTCGAAAAGCATTATGACGAGGTGGCCGACGCACTGACCAAAGCAGGCAAACAGGTTGTGTTTTCGACATTGGCCGAGGTGATGCTGAAACGCGAACGCCATATGATCGCCGGTTTTTGCGCGCTTGAGGATTTCCCGCTGGAAATCAATGACAGCGCCGCGTTGTGGCACCTGAATGACAAATCCTACCGCGTTGGCCCGCTGATGAATGTCTATAACGAGGATACGATGGCCTATCTGGCGGCACGCGGCGCCGTCCATTTCAGTCTGCCACCGGAATTGCCACGGGATTCGGTTGCAATACTGGCGGCCAAGGCCAAAGAGCTGGGCGCAACCACCGAGGTACAGGTGTTTGGCCGTCTGTCGCTGGCCCTGTCGGCACGCTGTTACCACGCGCGGGCACACGGGCGGATCAAGGACAACTGCCAGTTTGTTTGCGAGCAGGATCCGGACGGGATGCCGCTGAACACGCTGGATAATCAGGAATTCCTGTCGGTGAACGGAATCCAGACGCTATCGCACAGCTATCTGAACCTGATCGGCGAATTGCAGGATTTGCAGGATATGGGCGTAACCCATTTCCGCCTAAGCCCGCATACGGTGGATATGGTCGCCGTTGCCGAAATTTTCCGTGCGGTTCTGGATGGTGAAACCAATGCACAGGACGGACGCGCGCAACTGGATGCGCTGGACATACCGGCCCCGTTTGTAAACGGATTCTGGCACGGGCAGGCCGGACACCGCATGGTCGGGGCCTGA
- the tuf gene encoding elongation factor Tu — protein MAKEKFERTKPHVNIGTIGHVDHGKTTLTAAITKYFGDFKGYDEIDGAPEEKARGITISTAHVEYETETRHYAHVDCPGHADYVKNMITGAAQMDGAILVVNAADGPMPQTREHILLGRQVGIPYMVVYMNKVDQVDDEELLELVEMEIRELLSSYDYPGDDIPVIPGSALAALEGRDPEIGEESIKKLMAAIDEYIPTPERAVDQPFLMPIEDVFSISGRGTVVTGRIERGVINVGDEIEIVGIRDTSKTTCTGVEMFRKLLDRGEAGDNVGVLLRGIDRDGVERGQILCKPGSVTPHTKFEAEAYILTKDEGGRHTPFFANYRPQFYFRTTDVTGTVTLPEGTEMVMPGDNLKFEVELIAPIAMEDGLRFAIREGGRTVGAGVVSKIIE, from the coding sequence ATGGCTAAGGAAAAGTTTGAACGTACGAAACCGCACGTTAACATCGGCACGATCGGCCACGTTGACCACGGCAAGACCACATTGACGGCAGCGATCACCAAATATTTTGGTGATTTCAAAGGCTACGACGAAATTGACGGCGCGCCCGAGGAAAAGGCACGCGGGATCACCATTTCGACTGCCCACGTTGAATATGAAACCGAGACACGCCACTATGCGCACGTCGACTGCCCCGGCCACGCCGACTATGTGAAGAACATGATCACCGGTGCGGCGCAGATGGATGGTGCCATTCTGGTTGTGAACGCAGCTGACGGCCCGATGCCCCAGACCCGCGAGCACATCCTGCTGGGCCGTCAGGTTGGCATCCCCTACATGGTTGTCTACATGAACAAGGTTGATCAGGTCGACGACGAAGAGCTGCTGGAACTGGTTGAAATGGAGATCCGCGAACTGCTGTCCTCCTATGACTACCCCGGCGACGACATCCCTGTGATCCCTGGTTCGGCTCTGGCCGCTCTGGAAGGTCGCGATCCTGAAATCGGCGAAGAATCCATCAAGAAGCTGATGGCGGCGATTGACGAATATATCCCGACACCTGAACGCGCTGTTGACCAGCCGTTCCTGATGCCGATCGAGGATGTGTTCTCGATTTCCGGTCGCGGGACTGTTGTGACCGGCCGTATCGAGCGTGGCGTGATCAACGTTGGCGACGAAATCGAAATCGTCGGCATCCGCGACACAAGCAAGACAACTTGTACCGGTGTTGAAATGTTCCGCAAGCTGCTGGACCGTGGCGAAGCGGGCGACAACGTGGGTGTTCTGCTGCGCGGGATCGACCGTGACGGTGTCGAGCGTGGCCAGATCCTGTGTAAGCCGGGTTCGGTTACACCGCACACCAAGTTCGAGGCCGAAGCCTATATCCTGACCAAGGACGAGGGTGGCCGTCACACGCCGTTCTTCGCGAACTACCGTCCGCAGTTCTACTTCCGCACCACGGACGTAACCGGCACGGTAACGCTGCCCGAGGGCACAGAAATGGTTATGCCCGGCGACAACCTGAAGTTCGAAGTTGAACTGATTGCGCCGATCGCCATGGAAGACGGCCTGCGCTTCGCGATCCGCGAAGGCGGCCGCACTGTGGGCGCCGGCGTTGTGTCCAAAATCATCGAGTAA
- a CDS encoding DNA topoisomerase IV subunit A, translating into MSDTSSDNKEKTGEITEPLRHALGDRYLTYALSTIMHRALPDARDGLKPVHRRILYAMSRLKLNSTGGFLKSAKISGDTMGDFHPHGDMAIYDAMARLAQDFNVRYPMVDGQGNFGNIDGDNPAASRYTEARMTDIAEAMLEGLSENAVDFRDNYDGRLTEPVVLPATFPNLLANGSSGIAVGMATNIPPHNIEELCNACLHMIKAPNVRDETLLDYIPGPDFPTGGTIVEPKENILEAYRTGRGSFRLRSNYVVEDLGRGQWQVVVTEIPYQVQKSKLIEKLAELIQLKKLPILADVRDESADDIRLVLEPRSKNVDPDVMMGMLFKTSDLEVRFSMNMNVLIDGLTPKVCSLKEVLRAFLDHRRDVLQRRSQHRLDKIDHRLEVLEGFIIAFLNLDRVIDIIRYDDDPKKALMFEDWSRDHPRATSEKDYVSPFAGRAPIGEDEEPSLTEVQAEAILNMRLRSLRRLEEIELVRERDELMIERAELEDLLEDEGLQWAKISEQLRETRKKFGKDYEGGARRTLFAEAGEVEDVPIEAMIEREPITVVCSQMGWIRAMSGHIDLNRELKFKDGDGPRFIFHAETTDRLLVFGSNGRFYTLSAANLPGGRGMGEPLRLMVDLPNEAEIVDLFIHKPGRKLLVASSAGDGFVAAEDDVLAQTRTGKQVLNVRGDVRALVCRVVQGDHIACVGENRKVLVFPIAELPEMGRGKGVRLQKYKDGGLSDATTFDLAEGLSWLDPAGRTRTETELAEWTGKRASAGRMAPRGFPRDNKFT; encoded by the coding sequence ATGAGTGACACGAGTTCAGACAACAAAGAAAAAACAGGCGAAATCACCGAACCTTTGCGCCACGCGCTGGGTGACCGGTATCTAACCTATGCCCTGTCCACTATTATGCACCGCGCGCTGCCGGATGCCCGCGACGGGTTGAAACCTGTGCATAGGCGTATCCTGTATGCCATGAGCCGTTTGAAATTGAATTCTACGGGCGGATTTTTAAAATCTGCCAAGATTAGCGGCGATACCATGGGGGATTTTCACCCACATGGGGATATGGCGATTTACGATGCCATGGCGCGGCTGGCACAGGATTTTAACGTGCGTTACCCGATGGTGGACGGCCAAGGGAATTTTGGCAATATCGATGGCGATAACCCAGCCGCCAGCCGCTATACAGAAGCACGGATGACCGATATCGCCGAGGCAATGTTGGAAGGGCTAAGTGAAAATGCTGTGGATTTTCGCGATAATTATGATGGTCGCCTGACTGAACCCGTTGTGTTACCGGCCACATTCCCGAACCTTCTGGCCAATGGTTCCAGCGGCATTGCTGTGGGCATGGCCACAAACATCCCGCCACATAATATCGAGGAATTGTGCAACGCCTGTCTGCACATGATCAAGGCCCCGAATGTGCGCGACGAAACCCTGCTGGACTACATCCCCGGCCCCGATTTCCCCACCGGCGGCACGATCGTCGAGCCAAAGGAAAATATCCTGGAGGCCTATCGCACCGGTCGCGGGTCGTTCCGGCTGCGCAGCAATTATGTGGTCGAGGATCTGGGGCGCGGGCAGTGGCAAGTGGTTGTCACCGAAATTCCCTATCAGGTGCAGAAATCGAAACTGATCGAAAAGCTGGCCGAGCTGATCCAGCTTAAAAAACTGCCCATTCTGGCCGATGTGCGCGATGAAAGCGCCGATGATATCCGTCTGGTGCTGGAGCCACGCAGCAAGAATGTCGATCCCGATGTGATGATGGGAATGCTGTTCAAAACCTCCGATCTGGAAGTGCGTTTCAGCATGAATATGAACGTGCTGATTGACGGGCTGACCCCCAAGGTCTGTAGCCTGAAAGAGGTGCTACGCGCCTTTCTGGACCACCGCCGCGATGTTTTGCAACGGCGCAGCCAGCACCGGCTGGATAAAATCGACCACCGGCTGGAAGTGCTGGAAGGGTTCATCATTGCCTTCCTCAATCTGGACCGCGTGATCGACATTATCCGCTACGATGACGACCCGAAAAAGGCGCTGATGTTCGAGGACTGGTCACGCGACCACCCGCGCGCCACGTCGGAGAAGGATTACGTTTCCCCCTTTGCCGGTCGTGCGCCGATTGGCGAGGACGAGGAGCCATCCCTGACCGAAGTGCAGGCCGAAGCCATCCTGAATATGCGCCTGCGGTCCTTGCGACGGCTGGAGGAAATCGAACTGGTGCGCGAGCGTGACGAACTGATGATCGAACGCGCCGAGCTTGAGGATTTGCTGGAAGACGAGGGCCTGCAATGGGCAAAGATTTCCGAGCAGCTGCGCGAGACCCGCAAGAAATTCGGCAAGGATTACGAGGGCGGCGCACGGCGCACCCTGTTTGCCGAGGCCGGCGAGGTCGAGGACGTGCCGATCGAGGCAATGATCGAGCGCGAGCCGATCACCGTGGTTTGCTCGCAAATGGGCTGGATCAGGGCGATGTCGGGCCATATCGACCTGAACCGCGAGCTGAAATTCAAGGACGGCGACGGGCCGCGGTTTATTTTCCACGCCGAAACCACTGACCGCCTGCTGGTGTTTGGCAGCAACGGGCGGTTTTACACCTTGTCCGCCGCCAACCTGCCCGGCGGGCGCGGCATGGGTGAACCTCTGCGCCTGATGGTGGACCTGCCGAACGAGGCCGAGATCGTCGATCTGTTCATCCATAAACCGGGCCGCAAACTGCTGGTTGCCTCGAGTGCTGGCGACGGCTTTGTCGCCGCCGAGGACGATGTGCTGGCCCAGACCCGCACCGGCAAACAGGTGCTGAACGTGCGTGGCGACGTGCGGGCGCTGGTCTGTCGGGTGGTTCAGGGTGACCACATCGCGTGTGTTGGTGAAAATCGCAAGGTTCTGGTGTTCCCGATTGCCGAATTGCCCGAAATGGGACGCGGCAAGGGGGTTCGTTTGCAGAAATACAAGGACGGCGGGTTAAGTGACGCGACGACCTTTGATCTGGCGGAAGGGCTGTCATGGCTTGATCCGGCGGGGCGGACGCGGACCGAAACCGAACTGGCGGAATGGACCGGCAAACGGGCCAGCGCCGGTCGAATGGCCCCGCGCGGGTTCCCGCGGGATAACAAGTTTACTTAG